The genomic stretch attactacagtgttttcccacatgatttttaccttgctacagtgtttccccacatgtttttttttatcgatgtttttttttccaaatatgtttttgtcaaatttatttttttcatactgaaccggttaacaatttagcttttttttccttaaaacatcgttgattgctacactgttttcccatatgcttttttttgttatgtttttttttttaaatggtctttgtcatttttattgtttttgatattaagctgttaaaaattacaactatagattttctcatgaaacactatagattgttatagtgtttccatggatgttttttttcctttcgtttttttttttatatttgtcaaaattatctttattgatttttttttaatattgagttggttgagaattatagttgtatatttccttacaaaacactatagattgctatagtgttttcttaaatgattttaatatttagttggttgaaaatttagctttaactttctccacatgtttttttttcatttttttattatttgttttttgctttttttttcttcccaaaTTATCgtcatctttttttcatttttttgtgttttttttaattttttttgttgattttttttttttaatactgagctggttgagaatatagctttgtagttttttcctttaaaatattgtggatggtaacaatttttttttatattattttttttcacaaatccacAATAATGCACAAGCATGCCACAAGCCCGTGGCATCACGCGGGCATGTCATgccttttactaatatatttacttattaatatattatataattataattattatattataattataattataaatattattatattgtattgtattatattatattatataactattttttttcctttttaattttttttaatgaattttttttgtttgatttagtttgttgatgttaattgtttttttatttagttatcagattttcatgatacggatctcgggtttgatgggttagcctgatttaacaagttatttttttcatttagtttagtttgttaaagttaattttctttctatttaattatcattcttTCATACTTTCATAACACATGTCCTaggcttgacaggttaacttggtttgatgggttaacccagttaattcagggTAAACccatcatttgtttttctatttagttatcaaatttttatgatgtgaatcccaggttttacgagataacctggtttaaaaggttaacctaattaattcatttttttttctttttcttcattagttttttcctttctgttgatttttttctttgtttttttttaatcaatctatttaattatcacacttttatgacacgaccttatatcTAGACCCACATctaatattcttgggtccggtgttgcagccagactcacttaaacttggatcatgcaagtttaattttattattaatattataaatattacttttaggtcagacGTTGCAGCCAAATTCAAGTTTCTTGGGTATAAATTTGCAGAAAAacctaagatttttaaatttttatttgttttaatattttttatgcaaaaaaaataacccgcggcatcgcgcgggtcaagTGTCTAGTTCATTATAAGGGATGTTGTGTTTAATCTCctggtggattttttttattatccagTTAAAAAACAGTGATTTccaaagtattttatatataatctttcTATGCCATGAAATATTCTATACAAGATTCCTTAAGATGATGCAGTGATTTGAGGTGGAAAaatctaaggaaaaaaaaagagaaaaatttgaGAATGAAGTTTTTAaggtgttaaaaatattaaaagaagaaagttTTAAGAATGTTTgtcaagaattataaaaaatcatgaactaTCATGCATCCTagtatttcttaaattaattttaaattagatggttttaagaaaaataaataacaaatttaaaacataaatataaattctaaCATAACTCAAGGTATTAGTTAtagatttaacaagttaacatgCATGTTTATGAGTTGATCTACATTTATTGTTGGTTctttaacaaaattatattgatttagataattatttttaaatgaaacaatattattttaaaaaatttattaattagatcACTTTTAATTTGATGGATTTAAATactcaaataatttataaacaaattcaaaacatgttagatttTAAATCCGTGGATCACCGGGTCATTCAATCAAACTGGTTTTGATAGTTATATTTTACAATTGAAATGGAAGAGTAAACGAGGGTagattcatttttaattaaaaaaaaaaaaaaaaggaaaaggaaaaggacttAACCCTGTTTTGAATGTCAAATATTATCTTTCTTCGAAATTTTATCAGCCCAAAAATCATCCCAATCTCATACCAGCACATCCCCtggtgaaaaaataatcatttgactatctataaaaataaattaattgtgaTGGTTAAATCACCATGGTTTGGAAAAGGACTCGGGACGTTTAACTTATCAAATGCATGCATCAGTGAGAATTTTTTCTCAGGATTTTTTCTTCTAAGGGGTCGAATGCATTACAGCCATGTCTTTGAACGTAAAACTCTATAATGTGGACGGGCTGacctttttccttgtttttctggTTTGAAGACAGAGAAGTGCGGTGAGGATAGGATAAGTGAACTGGCAGATGAGGTATTGATTTCAGTTCTTTCCTTTATGACAATGAAGGAGGCGATAAAAACTAGTGTCCTTTCTTGTAGATGGGAAAAGCTCCGGCCTTCTCAACCCTATGTGAACCTTGATGCTTGGACCTTTTTCTTGAAGGATCTGGTCAGTAAATTCCATCCTCGATCGAGACTCCCTCTTTAGAATATGAATTGTATTTGCATGGATGCAGCATTTTGTGGCTCTAATCGTGTATCCTTCTGGAATTTGGCAGCATAAATAGAACACACTGAATCTTGTTGTCTTAGTTTAACTCAGAATTACAAAGAGAAAAGGACCTTAGAAACTCCGTCCAAAGCCTCCTCGGAGTAGAAACTGGCGGGGCAGCCTTGTGACACCTTTTTCTGACAACAACATGCTGCTCTTGCATAGCTGTCCAGCAAACTCGGCAAGCACGTCCTTTTGTCCAAGTAATCCACAATGAGCGTCCCATTGCATGTGGTATACTTTCCTTGTTCACTTGCTAATTATCTAGTACAAGATTTTGTGAGCTTGTCTGCTTTTAAGAATATAAACCTTCTGTGTTTGTATGAATAGGGTTGTAATGGTTCTGGTTTCTACACATTTGCAGATTTTAAGGTATTAGCATTATCCAACTCAGAGAAGAAGCCTGCATCAAGCAAGTTATCACTGCAGTCCAAGTGGCTTACATCCTGAGACTGACAATTCAAAGTCCACCAAAGTTGAATAACCGTTCGTTTTTTAGGGATCAAAGAAAGTAGAATTCTAGCGCTCCTCTGTGTGTTATTTTAGCCGAGGCCAGTTCGTTTTTGGATTGATCTTAATGTCTCACGGCTTTGGCATTTGGTTTACTCTGATTCAGTAGCTTTTTTCAGACACATCTGAGGCAGCTTCTTGAAAGTTAAAAGTGCTAGTGCTTTTGATATACTTGAcagtaaaataatttctaattttgaaCCCAGATCGCCTGTGGCTTTAGTTTAATATCATCATCCTTTATGAGACGGAGTCTACCGGACCATTAGACCACTTCAGAAATCCATCTCTACAGATAATGGCTCGTATTTTATAGATAACGACTTCTGAACCAATTCTACCACTACCATCTGTTAAAGAATCGTGCGTGCATTATTTGTCTTCTTGACAGGCGAGTCAAAAAGCTAATAATTTAACAGGGGCATCCTGATCGGAGAAAGAGCATTTGGGCTCCCTCACGAGGCAGCAGGCTGGCCCGCGTTGGACGGCTGGCTTCTCTAGGTGGATTGATGGGTGTTGAAGAATGTCCACGTGGAGATACAATGGCCCATCAATGTCCATGTGTTAACCCGGATCTATTAACCTTTCCTGTATAAATTTGCATTCAAGACGACATTGATTATCATTGTTTCTGTCCGTGTGTCCTTGTACGGTATACGGCGTATATACTTCCATGGAGGCCATCGATCAGTGAATTATACATACGCAATACACATGAGGGAGTGTAATCCATTCTAAAACGAAAATCTGTGCACAAATTAACTCATTTATTTCATCAAACCTTTACAATTGTATCCCGAGGTAAGCAGGTAGAACAAAGTTGTTTGCTTACACTTAACAAAAAGGTGGCCTCCATGCATGAGCTGCTTCATCAAAGCAAGATTCATTGCCTAGTTCTCCAAGCAGACCAACATCCACTCTCTCCAATTATTGGATCCACAAACCTCATCTTTATACGTTCTCTTTTAGATCTTTCGGGAGCATCTTTCGGGGCCAAACTCTTCATAGGGAGCAAGGGGCTTCCATTGTCTGTTGTGTCAACAATCTTGTTGATCATCTCCAGGATTTCACTCATTTTGGGGCGTGTTTTTGCCTGTCTTACCAAGCAACAATTTGCTACGGCAGCAAGCTTCTGGGCAGTCTTGATGTTATATTTCCCCTCGAGCCTTGGGTCCAAGATCAACCTGAACTTTCTTGCACCAGAGAGGTGTGGCCTGACCCATTCCAAGAGTTTTTGTTCATTCTTTGGGCGGTTCCTATCCAAAGGACGTCTGCCTGTTATAAGTTCGTAAAGAAAAACCCCGAAGCTCCACACATCGCTTTTAGAAGTGAGACGCCCAGTTCGAATATATTCAGGAGCTGCATATCCGATTGTTCCAACTACCTGTTTGCAAATGAGATAAATTGGTTCCTCAGTTTCTTTATATCTACAAACTGATCTTACTGCAGAGTTCTGATGATGCAGTAGTACAGTCTCAAAGACCCTGGATGGCTGAATAAATAGCGTTATCAAATAAGCATAAGAAAGTTCGCAGGAACATAAGTAATGTGAAACTGGAAGTAAGAAGTTATAGTTCGGCTTCTAATGCTACTGATTGATAAGCCTTGTCAACAGCATAAGAACAGTTTGTTTGACATGATTGGAGGATCATTTTAGTAATCATAAACATACCGCAGTCGAAACATGGCTCAAACCATCTGAAGGTCCCAATCTGGCCAACCCAAAGTCTGATAGCTTTGCATTCCATTGGTCATCCAGTAGTATGTTTGAAGACTTGACATCTCTGAAAATAATCTGTAcaaacaatgaaagaaaaatggGTACATGCAGTAAAGTGAAGTGAAGAACTAGACACAGTAGCACAACCAAAGCCGAACAAACTCGAAATGAAGAGCAGAGAGGGAGGGAAAATATGGTATATATGAAGATCCAAACCCAACCCCAATCCCCAATCCCTGAAGGAGGGTTGGAGGTTCACAAAAGCTCAGTAATAGCAGGCTTATAACAATATCTTAgagagtaaaattaaaaatacctgAAAATCCATTCCTTCATGGAGGTATGCTAAGCCTCGGGCAGCATCCTGGGCAATTTTTACTCTTGTCGCCCAGGGAAGAACCTTCTGAAATTTACTTGACAAGTGATCCTGCACACTTTTGTTGGGCATAAATTCATACACCAGAAGGCGCTGGACTCCCCGTTCATCGTCCTCAGCACAGTAGCCCACTAATTTGACAATATTTGGATGTTCAGCAATCCCTAGAAAATTTACTTCAGTCACCCATTCCTTGTGCCCCTGTGAACAAAGATGAAATCACCCTTAGCAACATCTCATGACTAAGAATCTGAAGGCAataactttctctcttcttaatTACAATCTTCTGAGTTCAATTCTCAAAATTCATCAGATTTTAAGTGCTAAGATTTCTCCAAGGCAATAATCTAAAGACAATGAAATTTTGTCTTGTTAACAATTTTCTCATCAAGGACTCGCTCCCCAAACAGTAAATGTTGATTTAAGAATGATATGTAGTAACCAGGCatggagaaaaaaaggaaagcttGCCTGGAGCCCTCTTCTGCCCAGTTGTTTGACAGCGATATCGATCTTCTTACTTGAGTCTTCCATGCTTCGGATTACTCCCCTGTACACACCACCAAATCCACCCTCTCCAATCATGACAGAGCGGCTGAAATTCTTAGTCGCCGTCTTCAGTTCTGAGAATGTGAAGACTCTAAGATTGCTCTGTCTCTGAGACAGAGCACCAAATGAGTTCTTTGTGGACGATTCTGTGCTAAAATCTGATACATTCTGAGAATTGAACTCAGACCCAGATTTCCTCAGGTCACGATCAGTTGACATCGACGTTGATGTAGACGAAGTGGATCGGGCAGAACAGATGTGGTTACAAGTCTTTGgttcttcatt from Populus alba chromosome 8, ASM523922v2, whole genome shotgun sequence encodes the following:
- the LOC118052344 gene encoding serine/threonine-protein kinase PCRK1; its protein translation is MKCFHFSNKEKNEEPKTCNHICSARSTSSTSTSMSTDRDLRKSGSEFNSQNVSDFSTESSTKNSFGALSQRQSNLRVFTFSELKTATKNFSRSVMIGEGGFGGVYRGVIRSMEDSSKKIDIAVKQLGRRGLQGHKEWVTEVNFLGIAEHPNIVKLVGYCAEDDERGVQRLLVYEFMPNKSVQDHLSSKFQKVLPWATRVKIAQDAARGLAYLHEGMDFQIIFRDVKSSNILLDDQWNAKLSDFGLARLGPSDGLSHVSTAVVGTIGYAAPEYIRTGRLTSKSDVWSFGVFLYELITGRRPLDRNRPKNEQKLLEWVRPHLSGARKFRLILDPRLEGKYNIKTAQKLAAVANCCLVRQAKTRPKMSEILEMINKIVDTTDNGSPLLPMKSLAPKDAPERSKRERIKMRFVDPIIGESGCWSAWRTRQ